One Tribolium castaneum strain GA2 chromosome 6, icTriCast1.1, whole genome shotgun sequence genomic window, taagttttcttcaaatagaaTCTATTAAAACACAACGTATGTTTTCAACAGCTGCAAAGTTGTCGTTTTGTCCAAAAACGGCGATCTGAGTAATTCCCAAGCGATTTTGCTCGTTTCTAAAAGGAAACTGTTAAAAGGTAACTTATTTTAGCTAAGCTTGggcaaaatttgttgttttcagCTCTGAGCTATTCCCAAATGATTTCGTTCGTTCCTGAGAAAAAACTGCGTCCTCAGTGACTTTCCTGCAAAACCGTTGtcttgtgtttatttttcgcCTTTTAATAATATCTGGGATTGAAACAGCAATTGTGTTTGTGCTCGTTTTTTCGATAAAACTTGATCGTCCCTGGCCTGCCCCAATTAATAACTTAGCAGGCTCGTAAATTGCAGAAAATTAGTGGCGGGAATGCTGAAGCGCGTTCATCAGCAGTAATGGTATTAAGACAGTTAAGAGTAAATGGGAGAGGCCTGAAAGTTGTAATGTCAGTGATTCATCGGTCAAGTTCTAAAAGTCGCCCCTAAAAACGAGATAGGGGTTGGCAAATATCGGCACATTTTCGTGCTTTGTAATTCATCGGAGGGATTTTTATGGCTTTTCTGCGGACTTGAATTAGGGAATTATGTAGCAATTTGCTATTTTTGTAGTCACTAAAGAGAGTTCTCAATTGTTTTAGCAAGTATCGCGTGCGTAAAACCCCATTCCCCCGAGAGTGgttattttcatttgattATATCTGCGATCCGAGgattggaaataaaaaatccagTTTAATTCTAATTGGTTTAGTTGTTCGCAATTTCGATACAGACAGTTGTACAActaataaaacttaattaaaagcaGTACAACTCGGCAACGGCAGCTTCTTGGTAAAGTTATTTGTTCactaacattaattaattaagacgcCAACAAAAGAAACGGCATAGTTAAGCAAACGTTCGGTTTATTAACTTGCTAATGGACCTACACCTacataaactttaattaagcttCCAAACTTATCACTTATTCAATTCCCGGCAAAAATCCCCTCCCGGAGcacttaaaataattgcaaagtTTTCACTTTTCCGGGAAAAATCACCGGTCAAGATGTCACTCCGCTGAATAATCGCCTCAAATTTTTCGCCGTGATTAAAGCAGGAAAATCGTAAAGTTGGAGCGTTACGTGTGCCATTTAATCAACTCGCTAACTgtactttttataaatttttaaaggcCGAGGGTTGAATTAACGCCGGACAGAGTACGCCCGACATTACATGAATaattataacaataattaacatGGGTGCCACCTGGAAATGTTTGCAGCTGGATTTCCTGACGCTTCCATTTGGAAATCGGAttatttgcgaaaaaattaCGTCTGACGACGGATAAGCCAATCAATAAAAACTTTCAagtgaaaaagtttttttcacaatCGGTGCTTGTTTCGTGCTCCACGAAAAGTGTACTAGAATGAAAATTTAAGGAGTTTATCGATTGATCCACCGAACTGTGGCCCACAACAATCAAAATCaccaatattaattaaataattactcaTTATTTTTACCCAAATGCGAAATAACAAATTctcctaaataaataaacaatggGAGCGCTTTTGTTGCcaactattttattttgaaactcAAACAAACAGtttagttgttttattttatttcaaaggacttaaataaatacattaaaacAGAGAGTTCAAAAAACGCCAACACGCAAACACAATAATCGTGTTTTAGACAAGTCAAGCTGTGAGTAAATggcgagattttttttaaattgtttaaaccaaaaccctttatttaaaaaatcgtatgCTTCGAATCAGCTAGTTTCGCTCAATCTGGCGCTTTTTTAGGTAATTGTatagattttgttaaattaatggtaaaaattgcaaaatcagCTTACTTTATTTTACAGTTCAAACAAACATTTACATAGTTGAATTATTTACCACAAAATAAACaccacatttttattttagaacagGTCAAGCTTTTTGCAAATGTTGGTAGCAATGTTTTAAACGAGACTGAGGTTAAACACGACTACCAACCGCATTTAAAAGAGTGTTTTAATAACCCGTTCCGCACTAAATCAATTAATCACAAAACCAATTATAAACAACAAATCTAACACGTAATATAATCAACCACTTCAGGCTCATTTGCCCTACAAACAGCCGATCTCGCttcccaaaaataatttttcttaatttcggAGCGACCGAGATTGTCTTTTGTCCAAAGTCAATATTAAACGAGTCCCAAAGTCAAATATTAAACATCTCGGcgtgaattttttcattaaattgggggaaaaagtaaattgtgtaattatttttgtgtgtgaTTCCCCCGCCAGCTGTGACGTGACTCACCTCGGGCAAGAATGGTCGTTTGGCAGCAATGTCAGTGTTACCACACAACCGAAATCACTGCACTCAAGGTCATGATCACGTGCCCGTCACGTGTACACCAATTAAGCGCTAAAAGCTCGTTCCGGTTCGATCAGTGGCGATCGTGTGCATGCCCGACACAAATCCGGGTCCAAGCCGACGTTCCCGGAGCGAATTCCGGACTTGACTGCGGCTCCGGGTTGTCGAAAGGCTGCCAGGAACCGCCCGCTTGCGCAACGTCATCGATTTTGCTGGACCAACCTGGCCTACTAGATGTATTATACATGACCCACTCGATGCGAACTGAAGACTTATCTGACGAACTTCCGAAAATTACCAGCGGAAATTATGGACCGAGAGGGTTTTTAAAGCGACAAGACGGCAGCGGAAAACAAATGaacaacaaagaaaaaatgtaacgTCTCATTAATCTCGGAATAATTAACCCGAAATCATtgctaacccggcgcatccaccatttttgagcAAAGTAAAAGTGGTGTAAAAAGTCAAAGTCGCTCTCTGGTGGCCAATTCTGATGTCAGTCTTTTGCAAAATAgcgtaaaatttaatgtgaCATCAAATGTGATAATTAAACGACAAGCAAAACGTGAAAAAATTAGCgctagcccggcgcatccaccatttttgaacattgAAAACCTCGCTAAAAATACTTAATAAGTAAATTCTTCGTTAAAGTTAAAACTTTTGCGCTTTTTGGTGATCAGTTCTAAGATCAGTCGTTTGCAAAATagcgggaaatttaaatttgtgtcACAAATTTTGTGACAAAGTTGAGATTTTACCCGAAATTATTGccaacccggcgcatccaccatcttTAAGCAACGTAAAAGTGGTGTAAAAAGTCAAAGTCGCTCTCTGGTGGCCAATTCTGATGTCAGTCTTTTGCAAAATAgcgtaaaatttaatgtgaCATCAAATGTGATAATTAAACGACAAGCAAAACGTGAAAAATTGACactagcccggcgcatccaccatttttgaacattgAAAACCTCGCTAAAAATACTTAATAAGTAAATTCTTCGTTAAAGTTAAAACTTTTGCGCTTTTTGGTGATCAGTTCTAAGATCAGTCGTTTGCAAAATAgcggtaaatttaaatttgtgtcACAAATTTTGTGACAAAGTTGAGATTTTAcccaaaattattgttaacccggcgcatccaccatttttaagcAACGTAAAAGTGGTGTAAAAAGTCAAAGTCGCTCTCTGGTGGCCAATTCTGATGTCAGTCTTTTgcaaaataacgtaaaatttaatgtgaCATCAAATGCGATAATTAAACGACAAGCAAAACGTGAAAAATTGACactagcccggcgcatccaccatttttgaataTTGAAAACCTCGCTAAAAATACTTAATAAGTAAATTCTTCGTTAAAGTTAAAACTTTTGCGCTTTTTGGTGATCAGTTCTAAGATCAGTCGTTTGCAAAATAgcggtaaatttaaatttgtgtcACAAATTTTGTGACAAAGTTGAGATTTTACCCGAAATTATTGccaacccggcgcatccaccatttttaaacaacgTAAAAGTGGTGTAAAAAGTCAAAGTCGCTCTCTGGTGGCCAATTCTGATGTCAGTCTTTTGCAAAATAgcgtaaaatttaatgtgaCATCAAATGTGATAATTAAACGACAAGCAAAACGTGAAAAATTAGCgctagcccggcgcatccaccatttttgaacattgAAAACCTCGCTAAAAATACTTAATAAGTAAATTCTTCGTTAAAGTTAAAACTTTTGCGCTTTTTGGTGATCAGTTCTAAGATCAGTCGTTTGCAAAATAgcggtaaatttaaatttgtgtcACAAATTCTGTGACAAAGTTGAGATTTTACCCGAAATTATtgctaacccggcgcatccaccatttttaaacaatataaaaatggTACAAAAAGTCAAAAGTCGGCTCTCTGGTGGTCAATTCTAATGTCAGTCGTTTACAAGATAgcgtaaaatttaatgtgaCATCAAATGTGATAATCAgataacaagaaaaatgtaaaaaaataaatgttatcccggcgcatccaccatttttaaacatttttttatgccagaaaaaaattagtaatgtTAAACTTAAGGTTGTTGCGCTCTTTGGTAGTCAATTCTGAAATCAACGTTTGCAAAAAAGCGTGAAATTTGAGTTTTGACATAAAGTTGAGGTTTAAAATAtgatttgaatttaatttttagcttaccaattttttcaacttatttttcaataaaaatcgtttttttttttaaaatatcccTTGGTTTTCCACTGTAAAAAAACAGGATTCAGTGACGAATTATATAGTAAATTTTCgcatttaatcatttttaaaatcctCTTGAAAATATCAGTTTATAATCGAATATAGTGCggtaaaacttttattaaaatagtgGAGTGTTAAGAGCGTAACGAGTTTGGCAACAAAACTGTTTACCTAAATGAAATTCAaagcaaaacacaaaaacacttCATTTATGTTTGCGCAGTTTTAATAACGTTTAGCGGTGTTTTATGCCTCGAAACAATTACGAAATaattaatctaatttttttatttttaataacaaagcttgcaaatttatattttttggggGAAATACATCAAAGCTAGATGGAGCCACTTCTGGCGGCGCATTCAAATGGCGAATAAATCCCCATGCCGTATTTTACTTTGTCCCAATTGTCTCAGAACGTTTTAAAGTCGGCGTTTTCTTTTTGCGGCATAAACCGTCTGTCtagaaaattaagaaataccTCGGTGAACTAATTCGCGTAAAGTCGTGCGGAAAGCTTTTCGTTCTCTTGTATAATGTGTTTTCGGACAggcgataaaattttatcgtcgtCCAGCAATATTTCCTACGTGTGATCCTATGTAGTAGTTCTGACGCGACACCTTTTTTATCATCTTGAGAACCCGTCCACATCCTCGATAACCAATACAAGAGAAACGTGCCACTGCAAACCTGGTCCTTAGCAAAATGGATGAGTAGTCAAGAACATCCAAGTCCTATCTTAACACTGCTCGATTTTATACCTGGAGAATTTTACGAGCGCTCGCGTGTAAACAACACTTGGAAGGAGATTGAAAAATActacaaaaaactattaaattacGAAGTTTACACGATTAGAATAGCTCCTGTTTATTGGGCCAAGTAATTATTCGGGGACCGATAATTGCTTTAATTCGGGCGGAAAGCGGCAAGAAGTGCGCGATGTTTAATTAAAGCAGGTAAAAACGCGTTCAAATTTCGCGCCATTCACAATTCACCCATATTTAGTGAAATAATCACGAAAATCGCCCTTAATACAATAGTGATTACCATTTACAGTCTTGATATTAAAAAgtgcgattttattttttttaatgtttttacacGAACGACAAGTCCGGTACTCTGAATGATTATATAACGACCCAAATGTTACATAATCCGATTACGTAACAActaataattgaaattatccaaattatttataatataagtCGCAATGTTtggattttgatttaaaaacacagaaaTTAATTCGTTTAAACCAAGATGTGGTGTCCTGAAACAAAATGGCGTCTGTTGTCTGTCAGTTTGCGCATTTCTAACCTCAAATTTTTTGTCGGCTTGTTTACATAAtcttttttgcttaaaaaaatggttaaagaGTCAagtagtttgaaaaaaaagcgCAAAAGTGGGACTAGTGCCGACAATGAGGCCGAAATCGACATTTATAAAGTAATTACGCCTCCCTAATTTTGGTTATCacatttattgatttttttgcagaaatcGGTCGAATTTGAGGAGAAAGAGGCCCTCAATCGACCGAACGATACCGACGCTCAGATTTACTTCAACACGTGCAAAGAAATTCGGCATTTATTCGCCGAAATAAGTGAACTGAAAATGAAGAGTGGGTCTGATGTAAATTGGAATTTTGTCgcttttttgtatattttttgggTGTGCTTTGTAGGTCAGGGCTAAAATTACGGAAAAAACCACCGAAGTGTGTCTATTATTGGtgcttttgaaaaaactgaaccGCATGGAGAAGGTGCGTTTGGTTTTTCCAAAAGAACAATTGGCTGcggaaaaacaaaaagtggacagtattaatttacaatatcAGAACTTGTTGTACGAGGCTAACCATCTGATGTCGGAATATCGCAAATGTTTCCAGTTCAAGTAACGAAAACCCCCTTTTTGTGTAAACCccccaaaaatttctttcaggTCTAAAGACGAGCACATCGAGCTGGTCCCCGTTGAGGAGTTCCTCGCCGAAGCGCCGAAAAATTTAAcgacaaaattcaaaaaagttggtttaatttttttaatttcaaaaactttaaaaaaaattttagtttgatGAAACCGACGAAATGGCGAAGCACGAGCTGCGGCTCGCGCGCCTCGAGTGGGAGCTCCAGCAGCGTATTCATTTGGCCGACATGTGCAAAAAACTTGAAGAGGAGAAGAAAAAACTAGAGGGGGATATTGCCGAACGTCGCAATAAATTGGATAAATTGGGGCCCCTCTTGTCTTCGGTCATGGAGGCCACGAAACCGGTGCAGGAGCACCTGGGGCTCCACATTGACAAGATCCAGGCTGAACACAAGCTTGCCTCGCTTCTACCCAACCCCCTTTACTTGTTTTATGCCAATATTGACGCCTACAGACAGGTGAACGACTCGGGGATGAGTGTGGAGATTATGGGGGACCAGGAGGAGGCTAGTCAATGGAAGGAGTTGGAGTTGGCAGAGGATGAAGAAGAGGAGGAGGAGGACATGGAACCGGAAGCTGAGATACAGGAGGTGGAGGAAATTGTCGAAACGAAGAAACGGCGTCACCGGAAGTCGGTACATGTTGATCCACTTGAGGAGAAAAAACGCAAGTTGTTACAAGTTCACCCGCTTTCTGTACAAGTTACTGTCACTACTAAAGACGGTCCTTCAATTAAAATTCGACTAAGTTATTACGCAAAATTGGAAATCGTCACTGTATCTTCAAGCGTCAATATTCCGAGCAATATTACAGGTACTTGACCCACTATCTACAAAAATCCtcttttagacaaaaaaaaacggataGTTACAGGTATTTTGTGAATGATAAGGAAAAACAACATAAACTACACCTTTTTTACTTGGTTTGTTTTCCGTCTCTATTTACAATTGAGTCATGTCCTGTTATTATCGGAATatgctgaaattttgcatactcaCGTAATATCCGTGAGCGTGAGcagcaaaaaattcttctcGCTTTTAAAGGGAAAATCATACtttcttacttttttactataatggaggaaaaaatgcaaattttttttagtgaccCCCGAGTGTCTTTCTTACAGGAAACGCAGCTCGTGAGGTCTTATCAAACGAAAGCGTCCTCGTGGAGCTGGTGGAGGGCGACTTCGGGCTGGACAGCCCCAACCCGTGCACCCCTTACCAACTGAAAAAAGTCGGCTTGGGGTCCTTCCAAAGCCTCGTCCCAGAGCTTGGCTACGTCTACACGTGGGCGCAAAAAATGTGCGGCattgattttttgaataaaatgtcCGGTTCGGATCAACTGAGCCAAACTAACGTCGAGTCGGTcatgaaaacaataaaaaagcgCCTAAAGTCGCGGTATGCCTTGGCGAAACAATTGGAGGAGTTGGAGCGGAATGTGATTCCTGTTTTGCCGGCTAGTGTCGATTTGCCGCGAACCACGATTTCGAGTCTTACGAAATGGTCATCAGGGACGTATCAAAGCTTTTGCGAGGCTAAATTTACGGAGGGTTTGCTAGAAGCTGAGTTAATTTCGCCGAATGATATTTTCTATAAAGCGACAATCACGCGTGATAAAGGTAAGTTTGGTGAGTCACGTgattaattagtgttttttttgtattttagcAAATTTGCAAGCTTTTGTTGTTATCAAGAACGATTATCCGTCAATTCCACCAATTTTTGCGCTTTGTTTGAACTATAACGGGACTAGACATTCGCAGAATGATGATAATATTCGGGTTTGTTGGTAATTTTGGGTTTTTGGGTTGGTCTCACTCGTTTTACAGGACATGGAACGGTCGATTAATGTCGATTGGAACCACGAATTTTCAAATGCAAATTGGCTTTTGTCGGCCCAGATTATGTCATTGTGTGTCGGACTGGACATTTATCTGGAAACGGAGGACCCTGGGACGTTTCAACAGAACACCATGTATATTAAATCGACTTGGTAGGGATTTTGAGTTTGTTTTTTGGGggtaattttggtttttcagcGCCAGAAATAGGAGAAAGCCGTTCAAATTCAGGAATATTGGGGTTGGGGTCTACACCcaatgagtttttttttttgacaaataaatgagttttttgAATCGTGTTGTGTTTTTACTTTTGCCGCACTTTTTACACTTACCCTTTTCCTACACGTCTGAAGCGGGAGcatttaacaataaataaaaacatttttcactaCACAAAGTTTTACACAGGCGTCGCGAcgtcacaattttttaactaattgttGTACGCATGCGCTGTGGCGGGCTACTAGCTTTTTAAAGTTGGCAACACTTGCAAAAACGCGCGTGGCTTTCCCAAAACCGAGTgcttttgttaaatttgtgtGAATTTAAACGTGTCTGAGAGTTCCCCTCGTCAGAAAATAGCCCCACAGTGGTAACTGGTAAGTGGTTTCTTTGTTTCCCtctaaaaaattgagaatCAATTGTCAATTCACACTTTTTGTTGGCAATCTTTTTTCTCGCGCTATGACGGCGACgccctaatttttatttcataatgaaataaaatttaatcggtagaattattaaattacttcaatttctccgattttgatcatttttccACCAAAGTTGGTATTTAGTGCGTAGTGTTGGCGAccctttttcaaaaaaagcgcGAGTTACATAACCTCAATCGGTGACGTAACCTCAAagtttttgtttgtgttttttgcgAAAATGCCTGAAAGACTGTCGTTAGAGTACGAAAACTTGTCTCGGAAATGGTCAGAGGTGGCCCCCGACTACCATAAGCAATACTTTAATATCTATTTGGCGCGGCTTAAAGAAATGACTGCGTTACTCGAAGTCAATATTGCGAAAAAATGGGGTACGCAGTACCCCATTTGTAAATTACACAAACTATCCGAAGAGAACCACCCGAAATGTGTTGTCATTGGGACATTGtttaaaaatcagaaattaaaaccgtcgattttgaaacaattggcTGAGGAGGACCAGTTGGTGCCCCAGCCCATTGTGACCCATTTTACGGACAAGTCCGACGAGCTTTTCATCGAGGACGAGTTGCAGAGATATCTGATCATAAGTAAGAACCTAATCAAGAGTGCTCTGATAATATTAATAGACGTCTTTAGGGCACTTTTGAttacgttttttcttaaattgtaGGTTGCATTCCTTGCGATTATCTCGTCACGGGCATTTCATGCGCTCTCTTGGGGACCGCCGACGACAAGGGCCGTTTTATAGTCGAAGACTACACTTTCGCCGACTTCCGGCCCCAAATCCCGCGCCCCCTTTTGGACGACTCGGCCTTTGTTATTTTCCTAAGCGGTCTAGATTTAGTAAACAGCCCCCAGTGCGATTTAAACCTCCAACTTTTCACATTCTGGCTGTCGGGTCTTTGTGACGTGGCCCCTTTTCGAGCCTCCAAAATCACCCGTGTTATTATCGCCGGTAATTCCATTCGTAACACCCCTGAACAAGTCAAACCTTCAATTTCGATGTTATCACGTCGGCCTGAATCTTCCGATTCTATTGATGCAGTTAAACTTCTCGACAAATTTTTACTCCAATTGGGGCAAGTCATTGACGTCGATGTGATGCCGGGGGAGAACGACCCCTCCAATCGCATCCTCCCCCAAAAACCCATGCATCGCTGCATGTTCCCCCAATCGGGGGTTTACAAGTCGGTAAATCAGGTCTCTAATCCGTATTTTTACTCGCTT contains:
- the thoc5 gene encoding THO complex subunit 5 homolog translates to MVKESSSLKKKRKSGTSADNEAEIDIYKKSVEFEEKEALNRPNDTDAQIYFNTCKEIRHLFAEISELKMKSGSDVRAKITEKTTEVCLLLVLLKKLNRMEKVRLVFPKEQLAAEKQKVDSINLQYQNLLYEANHLMSEYRKCFQFKSKDEHIELVPVEEFLAEAPKNLTTKFKKFDETDEMAKHELRLARLEWELQQRIHLADMCKKLEEEKKKLEGDIAERRNKLDKLGPLLSSVMEATKPVQEHLGLHIDKIQAEHKLASLLPNPLYLFYANIDAYRQVNDSGMSVEIMGDQEEASQWKELELAEDEEEEEEDMEPEAEIQEVEEIVETKKRRHRKSVHVDPLEEKKRKLLQVHPLSVQVTVTTKDGPSIKIRLSYYAKLEIVTVSSSVNIPSNITGNAAREVLSNESVLVELVEGDFGLDSPNPCTPYQLKKVGLGSFQSLVPELGYVYTWAQKMCGIDFLNKMSGSDQLSQTNVESVMKTIKKRLKSRYALAKQLEELERNVIPVLPASVDLPRTTISSLTKWSSGTYQSFCEAKFTEGLLEAELISPNDIFYKATITRDKANLQAFVVIKNDYPSIPPIFALCLNYNGTRHSQNDDNIRDMERSINVDWNHEFSNANWLLSAQIMSLCVGLDIYLETEDPGTFQQNTMYIKSTCARNRRKPFKFRNIGVGVYTQ
- the PolD2 gene encoding DNA polymerase delta subunit 2 gives rise to the protein MPERLSLEYENLSRKWSEVAPDYHKQYFNIYLARLKEMTALLEVNIAKKWGTQYPICKLHKLSEENHPKCVVIGTLFKNQKLKPSILKQLAEEDQLVPQPIVTHFTDKSDELFIEDELQRYLIISCIPCDYLVTGISCALLGTADDKGRFIVEDYTFADFRPQIPRPLLDDSAFVIFLSGLDLVNSPQCDLNLQLFTFWLSGLCDVAPFRASKITRVIIAGNSIRNTPEQVKPSISMLSRRPESSDSIDAVKLLDKFLLQLGQVIDVDVMPGENDPSNRILPQKPMHRCMFPQSGVYKSVNQVSNPYFYSLGGVRILGTSGQPVRDVMRYCEITDPLEVLENCLKWGHLAPTAPDTLGCFPFYDSDPFIIEECPHVFFAGNQEKFSARECTGPDGQKVTLISVPEFSRTLQGCILNLKTMECNSISFQTV